One stretch of Saccharopolyspora erythraea DNA includes these proteins:
- the guaA gene encoding glutamine-hydrolyzing GMP synthase, translating into MSGTASSQGRGPVLVVDYGAQYAQLIARRVRETQIYSEVVPHDTPVEEIARRDPAAIVLSGGPASVYAEEAPQVDPALFDAGVPVFGICYGFQAMTAALGGTVEHTGTREYGRTELAVTGDGGTLHEDLPGHHPVWMSHGDSVSKAPEGFTVTAGSKDTPVAAFENVERRLAGVQYHPEVAHSPHGQEVLRRFLHEIAGIRPAWTTSSIVDDTVAAIREQVGDKRAICGLSGGVDSAVAAALVQRAVGDQLTCVFVDHGLLRAGERAQVERDFVAATGVRLVTIDARDRFLGALAGVTDPEEKRKIIGREFIRVFEQAARDLQAEAGAEGEQIDFLVQGTLYPDVVESGGGSGAANIKSHHNVGGLPDDLQFGLVEPLRALFKDEVRRVGLELGLPETIVHRQPFPGPGLGIRIIGEVTADRLETLRAADAIAREELTAAGLDRDIWQCPVVLLADVRSVGVQGDGRTYGHPVVLRPVSSEDAMTADWTRLPYDVLERISTRITNEVSEVNRVTLDVTSKPPGTIEWE; encoded by the coding sequence GTGTCCGGTACCGCTAGCAGCCAGGGGCGGGGTCCCGTCCTCGTCGTCGACTACGGCGCCCAGTACGCGCAGCTCATCGCGCGCCGCGTGCGGGAGACGCAGATCTACTCCGAGGTGGTCCCGCACGACACGCCCGTCGAGGAGATCGCGCGCCGCGACCCGGCCGCCATCGTGCTCTCCGGCGGTCCGGCCAGCGTCTACGCCGAGGAAGCGCCGCAGGTCGACCCGGCCCTGTTCGACGCGGGCGTGCCGGTGTTCGGCATCTGCTACGGCTTCCAGGCCATGACCGCCGCGCTCGGCGGCACCGTCGAGCACACCGGCACCCGCGAGTACGGGCGCACCGAGCTGGCGGTCACCGGCGACGGCGGCACCCTGCACGAGGACCTGCCCGGCCACCACCCGGTGTGGATGAGCCACGGCGACTCGGTGAGCAAGGCCCCGGAGGGCTTCACCGTGACCGCGGGCAGCAAGGACACCCCGGTCGCGGCGTTCGAGAACGTCGAGCGCCGGCTCGCCGGCGTGCAGTACCACCCGGAGGTCGCGCACTCCCCCCACGGCCAGGAGGTGCTGCGCCGCTTCCTGCACGAGATCGCAGGCATCCGCCCGGCCTGGACCACCTCGTCCATCGTGGACGACACGGTGGCCGCCATCCGCGAGCAGGTCGGCGACAAGCGCGCGATCTGCGGCCTTTCCGGCGGCGTGGACTCCGCGGTCGCCGCGGCGCTGGTGCAGCGCGCGGTCGGCGACCAGCTCACCTGCGTCTTCGTCGACCACGGCCTGCTGCGCGCCGGTGAGCGCGCCCAGGTCGAGCGCGACTTCGTCGCCGCCACCGGCGTCCGGCTGGTCACCATCGACGCGCGCGACCGGTTCCTCGGCGCGCTGGCGGGGGTGACCGACCCGGAGGAGAAGCGCAAGATCATCGGCCGGGAGTTCATCCGGGTCTTCGAACAGGCCGCCCGCGACCTGCAGGCCGAGGCCGGTGCCGAGGGCGAGCAGATCGACTTCCTGGTGCAGGGCACGCTCTACCCGGACGTGGTCGAGTCCGGCGGCGGCTCCGGCGCGGCCAACATCAAGAGCCACCACAACGTCGGCGGCCTGCCGGACGACCTGCAGTTCGGCCTGGTCGAGCCGCTGCGCGCGCTGTTCAAGGACGAGGTGCGCCGGGTCGGCCTGGAGCTGGGCCTGCCCGAGACGATCGTGCACCGCCAGCCCTTCCCCGGCCCCGGCCTGGGCATCCGGATCATCGGCGAGGTCACCGCCGACCGGCTGGAGACGCTGCGCGCCGCCGACGCCATCGCCCGCGAGGAGCTGACCGCCGCCGGCCTGGACCGCGACATCTGGCAGTGCCCGGTGGTGCTGCTGGCCGACGTCCGCTCGGTCGGCGTCCAGGGCGACGGCCGCACCTACGGCCACCCGGTCGTGCTGCGCCCGGTCTCCAGCGAGGACGCGATGACCGCCGACTGGACCCGGCTGCCCTACGACGTGCTGGAGCGCATCTCGACCCGGATCACCAACGAGGTCTCCGAGGTCAACCGGGTCACGCTGGACGTCACGTCCAAGCCGCCGGGCACCATCGAGTGGGAGTGA
- a CDS encoding CPBP family glutamic-type intramembrane protease: MAGTGVVFALWHLPTLLLGGQYPDTPWAVSIGAFLVSCVLVVPGFTWLRTRSASVVPAVVAHTFASTAAVQLPWVFADAGQPPHPLHAGLMAWPGWVAVCGLLAVLWWRKAR, from the coding sequence TTGGCCGGCACGGGTGTGGTGTTCGCGCTCTGGCACCTGCCGACGCTGCTGCTCGGCGGCCAGTACCCGGACACGCCGTGGGCGGTGTCGATCGGGGCGTTCCTGGTGTCGTGCGTGCTGGTCGTGCCGGGGTTCACCTGGTTGCGGACGCGGTCGGCGTCGGTCGTCCCGGCGGTCGTCGCCCACACCTTCGCCAGCACCGCCGCGGTCCAGCTCCCGTGGGTCTTCGCCGACGCCGGCCAGCCGCCGCATCCGCTGCACGCCGGACTGATGGCCTGGCCGGGCTGGGTCGCCGTCTGCGGCCTGCTCGCGGTCCTGTGGTGGCGGAAAGCGCGCTGA
- a CDS encoding GMC family oxidoreductase N-terminal domain-containing protein, producing the protein MSSRDGEHDYDVVVIGSGFGGSVAALRLTEKGYRVAVLEAGRRFADDEFAKTSWDLRNFLWAPQVGCYGIQRIHLLRDVLILAGSGVGGGSLVYANTLYRPLKPFYADPQWAHITDWEDELAPHYDQASRMLGVVTNPTTTPSDVVIREVAEDMGVGESYHPTPVGVYFGKPGEPVADPYFGGAGPSRTGCTECGACMTGCRVGAKNTLVKNYLYLAEEGGAEVWPLTTVHRLAQGADGRWRIGTRRTGAGFDRDSKVFTADQVVVAAGTWGTQNLLHRARERGDLPRMSEQLGVLTRTNSEAIIGAQTPKVLPGKDFSTGVAITSSFHPDEDTHIEPVRYGKGSNAMGMLQTLPTSGGSPVPRWKQWLRFLGRHPIFSLRLLWVRNWSERTVILLVMQSLDNSLTTKLRKGLFGRRRLTSQQGHGAPNPTYIPAGEEANNRVAEKLGGIAGGTWGELLDMPMTAHFIGGCPIGQDAEHGVVDPYHRAFGYPTMSIVDGSAISANLGVNPSLTITAQAERAFALWPNKGEADPRPAQEEGYRRVEPVAPKAPAVPADAPAALRTPSA; encoded by the coding sequence ATGTCTTCACGTGACGGGGAGCACGACTACGACGTCGTGGTGATCGGGTCGGGGTTCGGCGGCAGCGTGGCCGCCCTGCGGCTCACCGAGAAGGGCTACCGCGTCGCGGTCCTCGAAGCCGGCCGCAGGTTCGCCGACGACGAGTTCGCGAAGACCTCGTGGGACCTGCGCAACTTCCTCTGGGCCCCGCAGGTCGGCTGCTACGGCATCCAGCGGATCCACCTGCTGCGGGACGTCCTCATCCTCGCCGGCTCCGGCGTCGGCGGCGGCTCGCTGGTCTACGCGAACACGCTCTACCGGCCGCTGAAGCCGTTCTACGCCGACCCCCAGTGGGCGCACATCACCGACTGGGAGGACGAGCTCGCCCCGCACTACGACCAGGCGAGCCGGATGCTGGGAGTGGTCACCAACCCCACCACCACCCCGTCGGACGTGGTGATCCGGGAGGTCGCCGAGGACATGGGGGTGGGCGAGAGCTACCACCCCACTCCGGTCGGGGTCTACTTCGGCAAACCGGGTGAGCCGGTCGCCGACCCGTACTTCGGCGGTGCCGGGCCGTCGCGCACCGGCTGCACCGAGTGCGGCGCGTGCATGACGGGCTGCCGCGTGGGGGCCAAGAACACGCTGGTGAAGAACTACCTCTACCTGGCGGAGGAAGGCGGTGCCGAGGTGTGGCCGCTGACCACCGTGCACCGGCTCGCGCAGGGCGCCGACGGCCGCTGGCGCATCGGCACGCGGCGCACCGGGGCGGGGTTCGACCGCGACTCGAAGGTCTTCACCGCCGACCAGGTCGTCGTCGCCGCCGGGACCTGGGGCACCCAGAACCTGCTGCACCGGGCGCGCGAACGCGGTGACCTGCCGCGCATGTCGGAGCAGCTCGGCGTGCTCACCCGCACCAACTCCGAGGCGATCATCGGGGCGCAGACCCCGAAGGTGCTGCCGGGCAAGGACTTCTCGACCGGGGTGGCGATCACCTCGTCGTTCCACCCCGACGAGGACACCCACATCGAGCCGGTGCGCTACGGCAAGGGCAGCAACGCCATGGGCATGCTGCAGACCCTGCCGACGTCGGGCGGTTCGCCGGTGCCGCGCTGGAAGCAGTGGCTGCGCTTCCTCGGCAGGCACCCGATCTTCTCGCTGCGGCTGCTGTGGGTGCGGAACTGGAGCGAGCGCACGGTGATCCTGCTGGTCATGCAGAGTCTCGACAACTCGCTGACCACGAAGCTGCGCAAGGGCCTGTTCGGCCGCAGGCGCCTTACCTCGCAGCAGGGCCACGGTGCTCCGAACCCGACCTACATCCCTGCGGGCGAGGAGGCCAACAACCGGGTCGCCGAGAAGCTCGGCGGCATCGCGGGCGGCACGTGGGGCGAGCTGCTCGACATGCCGATGACGGCGCACTTCATCGGCGGCTGCCCGATCGGCCAGGACGCCGAGCACGGCGTCGTCGACCCCTACCACCGTGCGTTCGGCTACCCGACGATGTCCATCGTGGACGGTTCGGCGATCTCGGCGAACCTCGGCGTGAACCCGTCGCTGACGATCACCGCGCAGGCGGAGCGGGCCTTCGCGCTGTGGCCGAACAAGGGCGAGGCGGACCCGCGTCCCGCGCAGGAGGAGGGTTATCGGCGGGTCGAGCCGGTCGCGCCCAAGGCGCCCGCCGTCCCCGCCGACGCCCCCGCCGCACTGCGGACGCCCTCCGCATAG
- the guaB gene encoding IMP dehydrogenase, whose product MTSELTAPGFPSKFASLGLTFDDVLLLPDESDVIPSGVDTGTQLSRNIRLRVPLLSAAMDTVTEARMAIAMARQGGVGILQRNLSVEEQAAQVEVVKRSEAGMVTDPVTCSPEDTLSDVDALCAKFRISGVPVTDPDGTLVGIITNRDMRFEVDHTRKVREIMTSAPLVTAQVGVTAEAALGLLRRHKVEKLPIVDNAGKLRGLITVKDFVKTEQYPEATKDPDGRLLCGAAVGVGADSHERAMALVDAGVDVLVVDTAHGHSRAVVDTVATLKKELGNSVDVIGGNVATRAGAQALVDAGADAVKVGVGPGSICTTRVVAGVGVPQISAIYEADQACRPAGVPLIGDGGIQYSGDIPKAIAAGASSVMLGSLLAGTAESPGDLVLVNGKQFKVYRGMGSLGAMQSRGQGQSYSKDRYFQDDVLSEDKLVPEGIEGRVPFRGPLSQVVAQLVGGLRSGMGYTGSTTIPELQNANLVRITAAGLKESHPHDITMTVEAPNYTTR is encoded by the coding sequence ATGACCAGCGAACTCACCGCACCCGGCTTTCCCTCGAAGTTCGCGAGCCTCGGGTTGACCTTCGACGACGTGCTGCTGCTGCCCGACGAGTCCGACGTCATCCCCAGCGGCGTCGACACCGGCACCCAGCTGTCGCGCAACATCAGGCTGCGCGTCCCGCTGCTGTCCGCGGCGATGGACACCGTCACCGAGGCCAGGATGGCGATCGCGATGGCCCGCCAGGGCGGGGTCGGGATCCTGCAGCGCAACCTCTCGGTCGAGGAGCAGGCCGCCCAGGTCGAGGTGGTCAAGCGCTCCGAGGCCGGCATGGTCACCGACCCGGTGACCTGCTCGCCGGAGGACACGCTCTCCGACGTCGACGCGCTGTGCGCGAAGTTCCGCATCTCCGGTGTCCCGGTGACCGACCCCGACGGCACGCTGGTCGGGATCATCACCAACCGCGACATGCGCTTCGAGGTCGACCACACCAGGAAGGTGCGGGAGATCATGACCTCCGCGCCGCTGGTGACCGCGCAGGTCGGCGTCACGGCCGAGGCCGCGCTGGGGCTGCTGCGCAGGCACAAGGTCGAGAAGCTGCCGATCGTGGACAACGCGGGCAAGCTGCGCGGCCTGATCACGGTCAAGGACTTCGTCAAGACCGAGCAGTACCCCGAGGCCACCAAGGACCCGGACGGCCGCCTGCTGTGCGGCGCCGCGGTCGGGGTGGGCGCCGACTCGCACGAGCGCGCGATGGCGCTGGTCGACGCCGGGGTCGACGTGCTCGTGGTGGACACCGCGCACGGCCACTCCCGCGCCGTGGTGGACACGGTGGCCACGCTGAAGAAGGAGCTCGGTAACTCCGTCGACGTCATCGGCGGCAACGTCGCGACCCGCGCGGGCGCGCAGGCGCTCGTCGACGCGGGCGCCGACGCGGTCAAGGTCGGTGTCGGGCCCGGCTCGATCTGCACCACCCGCGTCGTGGCGGGCGTCGGCGTGCCGCAGATCAGCGCGATCTACGAGGCCGACCAGGCGTGCCGCCCCGCGGGCGTGCCGCTGATCGGCGACGGCGGCATCCAGTACTCCGGTGACATCCCGAAGGCGATCGCGGCCGGGGCGAGCAGCGTCATGCTGGGCAGCCTGCTGGCGGGCACCGCGGAGTCGCCGGGTGACCTGGTGCTGGTCAACGGCAAGCAGTTCAAGGTCTACCGGGGCATGGGCTCGCTGGGCGCGATGCAGTCGCGCGGCCAGGGCCAGTCCTACTCCAAGGACCGCTACTTCCAGGACGACGTACTGTCCGAGGACAAGCTGGTCCCCGAGGGCATCGAGGGCCGGGTGCCGTTCCGCGGACCGCTGTCCCAGGTCGTCGCGCAGCTCGTCGGCGGCCTGCGCTCGGGCATGGGCTACACCGGTTCCACCACGATCCCGGAGCTGCAGAACGCCAACCTGGTCCGGATCACCGCGGCGGGGCTCAAGGAGAGCCACCCGCACGACATCACGATGACCGTCGAGGCGCCGAACTACACGACCCGCTGA
- a CDS encoding DUF5319 domain-containing protein translates to MRAVPHDPLPPDPFAGDPDDPSMTLGDHDPEFGPPLGDEEQAELLADLTDLSVYQALLEPRGVRGIVVDCTDCGESHYHDWELLRASLEQLLNDGRMRPHEPAFDPDPEQYVTWEYCRGFADGVTESENENSH, encoded by the coding sequence GTGCGGGCCGTGCCGCACGATCCGTTGCCCCCAGACCCGTTCGCGGGTGACCCGGACGACCCGAGCATGACGCTCGGCGATCACGATCCCGAGTTCGGCCCGCCGCTCGGCGACGAGGAGCAGGCCGAGCTGCTCGCGGACCTGACCGATCTGTCGGTTTACCAGGCGCTGCTGGAGCCCCGAGGCGTCCGGGGCATCGTCGTGGACTGCACCGACTGCGGTGAATCTCACTACCACGACTGGGAGCTGCTGCGCGCCAGCCTGGAGCAGCTGCTCAACGACGGCCGGATGCGCCCGCACGAGCCTGCCTTCGACCCCGACCCGGAGCAGTACGTGACCTGGGAGTACTGCCGCGGCTTCGCCGACGGCGTGACCGAGTCGGAGAACGAGAACAGCCACTGA
- a CDS encoding alpha/beta fold hydrolase produces MARRAARRGVGPGALPLLVTHGWPGTVADFAGIVEPLTAPSDGRDAFDLVIPSLPGFGFSGPTTSTGVNLRRTARAWAELMRRLGYDRYGTQGGDWGAKVHRELALLAPDRVVGMHVNGGVGSPSGDPAEREGLSSRELAALADLDHFLTHRLGYARIQGTRPQTLAYALLDSPTGQLAWNAELLEWFDAHALGENRIDRDQILTNVSIYWFTRTSGAAARVYREAEPDAWGPQQPCAVPTGVAIFAGDRGIRRFAERENNVAHWSEFDRGGHFAALQAPDLLVDDVRAFFRSLR; encoded by the coding sequence GTGGCCCGACGAGCTGCCCGGCGCGGGGTGGGTCCGGGCGCGCTGCCGCTGCTGGTCACCCACGGGTGGCCGGGCACGGTCGCCGACTTCGCGGGTATCGTCGAGCCGCTCACCGCCCCGTCCGACGGGCGCGACGCCTTCGACCTCGTCATCCCTTCCCTGCCGGGCTTCGGCTTCTCCGGCCCCACGACCAGCACCGGCGTGAACCTGCGGCGCACCGCCCGCGCGTGGGCGGAGCTGATGCGGCGCCTCGGCTACGACCGCTACGGCACCCAGGGCGGCGACTGGGGCGCGAAGGTGCACCGCGAGCTGGCCCTGCTCGCCCCGGACCGCGTCGTCGGCATGCACGTCAACGGCGGCGTCGGCAGCCCATCCGGCGATCCGGCCGAACGCGAGGGGCTCAGCTCCCGCGAGCTGGCCGCGCTGGCCGACCTCGACCACTTCCTCACCCACCGGCTCGGCTACGCCCGCATCCAGGGCACTCGCCCGCAGACCCTCGCCTACGCCCTCCTCGACTCCCCCACCGGGCAGCTCGCGTGGAACGCCGAGCTGCTGGAGTGGTTCGACGCCCACGCCCTCGGCGAGAACCGCATCGACCGCGACCAGATCCTCACCAACGTCTCGATCTACTGGTTCACCCGGACCTCGGGAGCCGCCGCCCGCGTCTACCGGGAGGCCGAGCCCGACGCCTGGGGACCGCAGCAACCGTGCGCGGTACCGACCGGCGTGGCGATCTTCGCCGGCGACCGCGGCATCCGGCGGTTCGCCGAGCGGGAGAACAACGTCGCGCACTGGTCGGAGTTCGACCGCGGCGGCCACTTCGCGGCCCTGCAGGCCCCGGACCTGCTCGTCGACGACGTCCGCGCGTTCTTCCGATCGCTGCGCTGA
- a CDS encoding GuaB3 family IMP dehydrogenase-related protein — protein sequence MRDLVEIGMGRTAMRGYDLDDVEIVPSRRTRSSKDVSLAWQIDAYRFDIPLVTHPTDAIVSPATAVRVGELGGLGVLNAEGLWARHENVEERLAEVVRAAEEESDPAVAQKLLQKLHAAPIRPDLLALAIKQVKDSGVTVAARVSPQHAEELTPHLLAAGVEVLMVQGTIVSAEHVARDGEPLNLKRFIAELDVPVIAGGVGDYRTAMHLMRTGAAGVIVGFGESRSATTTQVLGIGVPMATAIADAAAARRDYLDETGGRYVHVLADGALNFSGDIAKAIACGADAVMLGEALAEASESPAQGYYWTAAAAHPSLPRSEITAFDGAGADLETVLFGPSSDPLGVLNLFGGLRRAMAKTGYRELKEFQKVGLMLRR from the coding sequence GTGCGGGATCTGGTGGAGATCGGCATGGGCCGTACGGCCATGCGCGGCTACGACCTCGACGACGTGGAGATCGTGCCGTCACGGCGTACCCGCTCGTCCAAGGACGTCTCGCTGGCCTGGCAGATCGACGCCTACCGCTTCGACATCCCGCTGGTGACGCACCCGACCGACGCGATCGTCTCGCCTGCGACCGCGGTCCGCGTCGGTGAGCTGGGCGGGCTGGGCGTGCTCAACGCCGAGGGCCTGTGGGCGCGGCACGAGAACGTCGAGGAGCGCCTGGCCGAGGTGGTGCGCGCCGCCGAGGAGGAGAGCGACCCGGCGGTCGCGCAGAAGCTGCTGCAGAAGCTGCACGCCGCGCCGATCCGCCCCGACCTGCTGGCGCTGGCGATCAAGCAGGTCAAGGACTCCGGGGTCACGGTGGCGGCGCGGGTCAGCCCGCAGCACGCCGAGGAGCTGACCCCGCACCTGCTGGCCGCGGGGGTCGAGGTGCTGATGGTGCAGGGCACCATCGTCTCGGCCGAGCACGTCGCGCGCGACGGCGAGCCGCTGAACCTCAAGCGCTTCATCGCCGAGCTGGACGTCCCGGTGATCGCCGGTGGTGTCGGCGACTACCGCACAGCGATGCACCTGATGCGCACCGGCGCGGCCGGGGTGATCGTCGGCTTCGGCGAGTCGCGGTCGGCGACCACGACCCAGGTGCTGGGCATCGGCGTGCCGATGGCGACCGCGATCGCCGACGCCGCCGCCGCGCGCCGCGACTACCTCGACGAGACCGGTGGCCGCTACGTGCACGTGCTGGCTGACGGCGCGCTGAACTTCTCCGGTGACATCGCCAAGGCGATCGCGTGCGGGGCCGACGCGGTCATGCTCGGCGAGGCGCTGGCGGAGGCGTCGGAGTCCCCGGCGCAGGGCTACTACTGGACCGCGGCGGCGGCCCATCCGAGCCTGCCGCGCAGCGAGATCACCGCGTTCGACGGTGCCGGGGCCGACCTGGAGACCGTGCTGTTCGGTCCCAGCAGCGACCCGCTGGGCGTGCTCAACCTCTTCGGCGGCCTGCGCCGCGCGATGGCCAAGACCGGCTACCGGGAGCTGAAGGAGTTCCAGAAGGTCGGCCTGATGCTCCGCCGCTGA
- a CDS encoding response regulator transcription factor, with amino-acid sequence MRVVIVEDNVILAEGLKLLLGTADIEVAAVTGDAESFLEAVAADPPDAAVVDVRLPPTFRDEGVRAAVRARALRPALPVLVFSQYVEETYARELLADGRGGVGYLLKDRVSRVDEFVDALRRIAAGGTVMDPEVVAQLLTRRHDPISALTPREREVLSLMAAGYANPEIAARLVVTERAVLKHVGNIFAKLDLPVGESGHRRVLAVLAYLGA; translated from the coding sequence GTGCGGGTCGTGATCGTCGAGGACAACGTGATCCTCGCCGAGGGCCTCAAGCTGCTGCTGGGCACCGCGGACATCGAGGTGGCTGCGGTGACCGGCGACGCGGAGTCGTTCCTCGAAGCCGTCGCCGCCGATCCGCCCGACGCCGCCGTGGTCGACGTGCGGCTGCCGCCTACGTTCCGCGACGAGGGCGTGCGGGCGGCAGTGCGGGCTCGCGCGCTGCGGCCCGCGCTGCCGGTTCTGGTGTTCTCCCAGTACGTCGAGGAGACCTACGCCCGCGAACTGCTCGCCGACGGCCGCGGCGGCGTGGGTTACCTGCTCAAGGACCGCGTTTCCCGGGTGGACGAGTTCGTCGACGCCCTGCGCCGCATCGCCGCGGGCGGCACCGTGATGGACCCCGAGGTCGTGGCCCAGTTGCTCACCCGCAGGCACGATCCGATCTCCGCGCTGACGCCCAGGGAACGCGAGGTCCTGTCGCTGATGGCCGCCGGATACGCCAACCCGGAGATCGCGGCCCGGCTGGTGGTCACCGAGCGGGCGGTGCTCAAGCACGTCGGCAACATCTTCGCCAAGCTCGACCTGCCGGTGGGCGAATCGGGCCACCGCCGGGTGCTCGCCGTACTGGCCTACTTGGGGGCTTGA
- a CDS encoding sensor histidine kinase, with translation MATDLRRGFPAPRRALADGNFLLPGLFSGLTALLAIPLVLFAGVSVALGIGFFLLPVGTEAIHRWAQWERQRAGRFLGVPVVTGPAPSGFAAVVRAPSTWRHLLWLPVHGVTGTLSALLAFAGLVAAPVTVVSMLIWPLIPGGVSLLGVRSTSWPVVLVTGTAQLVVALVLLLWGVPALARGQARATLALLSPSRRRATEERLAARVDELAQTREGAVEAHGAELRRIERDLHDGAQAQLVALAMRLGVAEKALRDDPETAARLLREARDGAEEAMTGLREVVRTIYPPILADRGLSGAVSALGSRCAVPTAIRAEGLGDVPAAVEAAAYFVVAEALSNVTKHAVATRAYATLTRVGEDLRVEVGDDGVGGADESRGSGIAGIRHRVAALDGTTSVHSPDDGTTTIRVSLPCGS, from the coding sequence ATGGCTACCGACTTGCGCCGAGGGTTCCCGGCTCCGCGTCGCGCGCTGGCGGACGGGAACTTCCTGCTGCCCGGCCTGTTTTCGGGGCTCACCGCGCTGCTGGCGATTCCGCTGGTGCTGTTCGCAGGCGTCAGCGTCGCGCTGGGCATCGGGTTCTTCCTGCTGCCGGTGGGAACGGAGGCGATCCACCGCTGGGCGCAGTGGGAGCGGCAGCGGGCGGGCCGCTTCCTCGGGGTGCCGGTGGTGACCGGCCCGGCGCCGTCCGGGTTCGCCGCCGTCGTCCGCGCGCCCTCGACGTGGCGGCACCTGCTGTGGCTGCCGGTCCACGGCGTCACCGGCACCCTCTCGGCGCTGCTGGCCTTCGCCGGGCTCGTCGCGGCGCCGGTCACCGTGGTGTCGATGCTGATCTGGCCGCTGATCCCCGGTGGCGTGAGCCTGCTGGGCGTCCGGTCGACGTCGTGGCCGGTCGTCCTGGTGACCGGCACCGCGCAGCTCGTGGTCGCGCTCGTCCTGCTGCTGTGGGGTGTCCCCGCGCTGGCGCGGGGACAGGCGCGCGCGACGCTCGCGCTGCTCTCGCCGTCGCGGCGCCGCGCGACCGAGGAACGGTTGGCCGCGCGGGTGGACGAGCTGGCGCAGACCCGGGAGGGCGCGGTGGAGGCCCACGGCGCCGAGCTGCGCCGCATCGAGCGCGACCTGCACGACGGGGCGCAGGCCCAGCTCGTCGCGCTGGCGATGCGGCTGGGAGTGGCCGAGAAGGCCCTCCGCGACGACCCGGAGACCGCGGCCCGGCTCCTGCGCGAGGCCAGGGACGGAGCCGAGGAGGCGATGACCGGCCTGCGCGAGGTCGTGCGCACGATCTACCCGCCGATCCTGGCCGACCGCGGCCTCTCCGGCGCGGTGTCGGCGCTCGGCAGCCGCTGCGCGGTTCCGACGGCGATCAGAGCCGAAGGGCTCGGCGACGTGCCCGCCGCCGTCGAGGCCGCCGCCTACTTCGTCGTCGCCGAGGCGCTGAGCAACGTCACCAAGCACGCCGTGGCCACCCGTGCCTACGCCACACTCACCCGAGTCGGCGAGGACCTGCGCGTCGAGGTCGGCGACGACGGGGTGGGCGGTGCCGACGAGAGCAGGGGCTCGGGGATCGCGGGCATCCGGCACCGGGTCGCCGCGCTGGACGGTACGACCAGCGTGCACAGCCCGGACGACGGGACGACCACGATCCGGGTGAGCCTGCCGTGCGGGTCGTGA